The window GCCCTCGGCGGCGACGGCTCGCTCTACATCGCCGACCAGTCCAACGGCAGGATCCGCAGAGTTGGTGTGGACGGCGTCATCACGACGTACGCGGGCGTGGGCTCGTCCGGTTCCGGCGGCCTGGACGGAACACTGGCGACCCAGGCCGACCTGGGCAGCGTGGGCTCGATCATCGTCGACCCGTCCGGCGCGGTCTATGCCTCGCTGTACTACGAGTCCACCCTCGTCCGGATCGACTCGACGGACCACATCGTCCGGGCACTCGTGGTCCCGCCCGCGACGTAGCACCCGGCACACCGCCCGCCAGGCACGGTCGGCTGACCACCGTGCATGAGCTGGAGACCCGCCAGGCCACGGGTCGGACATTCGTCGCGCATGGCCCGCCGCTCGTCACGCGCGATCGACCTCCTGTCACTCGTGGGCCTCAAGCCATTGCGCGCCGTCAAGCCGGGCGAACGACCTGTGGCCTGGGGGTATGCACAGTTAAGGTCCGGACATGGAGGCCGTACCGGACAGGCGCGCCGTGCTGCGCGCGGGGCTCACGGTGCTCGGGGGCGCGGCCGTCGGCGGCGGAGGCCTGCTTGCCGGCTGCTCGTCGGACGGCTCGCCCACGCCGACGCCCAGCCCGAGCGCGACGGCGAGCCCGCCAGGGCCGTCGCCGTCTCTCGATCCGGCGCAGAGCTGGGACACGCTGGCGGCGAAGCTGACCGGTGAGCTGGTGCGACCCGGCGACGGCGAGTACGACGCCGCGCGGGCCCTGTTCGACCCGGCCTTCGACACCGTCCGCCCGCAGGGCATCGCCTACGCGGCGAACCAGGACGACGTCGCCAGCGCGGTCCGGTTCGCTAGGGCTACCGGGGTGGGCCTGGCTGCCCGCTGCGGGGGGCACAGCTACGGCGGCTACTCGACGAGCGAGGGACTGGTCGTCGACGTCACCCGGCTGAACCAGGTGAGCGTCGACGACCACGGCATCGCGACGGTCGGCGCCGGCACTCGGCTGATCAAGGTCTATACCGGTCTGGCGGGCGTCGGGCGGGCGATCCCCGGCGGATCATGCCCGACGGTCGGCATCTCCGGGCTCGCCCTTGGCGGCGGGGTCGGGGTACTCAGCCGGCTGTATGGCCTGACCTGCGACAACATGACGGGCGCCGACGTCGTACTCGCCTCCGGCGAGACCGCGCGGGTCGACGAGGACCACGACGCCGACCTGTTCTGGGCATTGCGCGGGGCCGGAGGCGGCAACCTCGGAATCGTCACCGCGTTCCGGTTCGCCACCCACCCCGCCCGCTCGCTGACCCTGTTCTCGCTGCGCTGGCCGTGGGGGGCGGCGCAGGAGGTACTCGCCGCGTGGCAGGACTGGGTCACCGGGAAGCTCGGCGCGATGCCGGACGAACTGTGGTCGACGCTGGTCGCGGGCTCGGCGCCCGGCGGATCCGCGCCGACGATGCGGATCAGCGGGGTGTTCGCGGGCGCGCGGGCGGGACTGGCCGGGCCGCTCGCCGATCTGCGGGCGGCGGTGCGCTCGGCCGCGCCCACGGGCACATCGATCACCGAACACGATTTCCTGGCCGCGATGCGCGTCGAGGGCGGCTGTTCGGCGAGCGGCGGCGAATGCGGCAGCACCGCCGGGATCAGGGCCGGTGCGCGCCGGCCCGGCCAGCGGGCGGCATCGTCGATCCTGCGCGACCCGCTCGCCGCCGCGGGGAACGAGGTGCTCGTCCGGATGATCGAGGAACGCCAACACGACCCGCTGGCCACCGCCAGCGGCGGGATCATCCTGGACGCCTGGGGCGGCGCGATCGGGCGAGTCGGCCCGGCGGAGACGGCCTTCGTCCACCGGGACGCGATCGCCAGCATCCAGTACTTCGGCGGCTACCCGGCCGGCGCCTCGGCCGAAGTGCTCGACGCGAACAGCCGCTGGCTGCGCGACACCGTCGCCGCGGCCGCTCCCCACGTCTCCGGTCAGGCCTACCAGAACTACATCGACCCCGAACTCACCGACTGGGCACAGGCCTACTACGGCGCGAACCTCCCCCGCCTGCGCACCGTCAAGACCCACTACGACCCTGACAACCTCTTCCGCTTCGCCCAAAGCATTCCTGTTTGAGCCAATGTCACAGAGGCACCTCGAGCAGGGAGTCGACGTCAACCGGCTCGAGGTGCCGAGGCCAGTAGAACGCGGAACGACTCCAGATCGCTACTGTCAGCTTCCTGTCCGTTCCTAGTCAGCCCTTGTCCGGATTACAGACAGGTCGCCAGGACACACACATTCTGTGGTCTGCCGTGTTCCCAGTGCGGCGGGTCGGCTTGCGATAAACACTCTCCGTGAGTAGAAAATCGAATCTGGTGATGCGGTAAGCGCGCCGGCGAGACGGTGGCCGCCGCGTCGCCAGTCCTCGACACCGCACGATCGCTCGCCGATCGGCGCCCGGATCACAGTGAGGTCTGGCGTGAAGAAGCTTCTGTATCCATGGGGATTCTGGATCTTCGTGGCCTTCTACATAGCCACGGCCCCCAGCGACGCCGCCAGCTTCGTCCACACCGCTTTCGGCTGGCTCGGGCAACTCGGCGACGGAATGTCGAACTTCGTCAGCGACGTCGCCGTCTAGCGGCGAGCGCGCGATCAGGCCCCGGCAGCCAAGGGGCGGGTGACCGCGACGACGTCCGTCCAGCTGGAGATGTCCGAGACGACCACGCCCCAGCGGGCACCCTTGGCCGCGATCATCTGGCCGTTGCCGACGTACATCCCAACGTGCCCGGGCGCGGCCACCGTGCCGTCCGAGCCGGGGATGAACAGCAGGTCACCCGGCTGCAGGTCCACGCCGGAGACGACCGGTCCGGCGGCGAGCTGATCGGTGGTCACCCGCGGCAGCTCGATGCCGACCGTCCGGTAGGCGGCTCGCACCAGCGACGAGCAGTCCCAGGCGCCCGGCCCCTCCGCTCCCCACACGTAGGGCTTGCCCACCTGGGACCTCATGAAATCGAGTACCGGTGCCACGGCGCCCGCCGGCACCGCGGCGCCAGGCACGAGCGCGTCACCGTACTCGCGTGCCTTCGCCAGGATCGTCCGCACGTAGTTGCGCGTCTCCGGGAACGGCGGGATGCCGGAGAAGGCGAGCACCGCGCCGGGCCCGGCGTTGTAGGCCGCGAGCATCTTCTCCTGCCCGGGCCCCGGGATCCGGGCCACCGACGCCGCGACGGCACAGTCGTAGCGGGCCGCGGCGGGAATCGCGTCCGCCGGGTTCCACACGTCTCCGCCGCCGCCGTGCGTCGCCCAGGTGCCCGGCATGAACTGGGCGATGCCCATCGCGCCCACCGGCGACGTCGCGCTCGGATTGAAGCCGGACTCCTGGAAGAGCTGCGCCGCCAGCAGCGCCGGGGTGACCTCGGCGCACCCGGCGTCGTTCGCCGCCGAGATAATCAGCCCGAGGTACTCCTCCGGTATCCCCTTGGAGTTGGTAATCGTTCGGGGGCCATTGTCCTGGTCGCTGAAAAAGGGACCGGTTATGAGCAGGACGACAAGGCAGATGAACAGCATGATCCCGCCGATCGAGACCATGCCGCCGACGCCGAGCCAGAGCAGCCACGCGCGCGGGCCGCGCGGTCCCCGAGCCATCCCCGCCTACCCTTCGCCCTTCGCGGAGTACCTGGTTGGCGGTGTGCCGACCGCCCGGTGCCTGGTGGCCGCCTCCCGGCGCCCGCTCGACGTCCGGGCGCCACCCCGCGACGCGCGATCACCCATCATGATCGCACATTTCCCAGTCTGTCAGCGCCCGGGCGCGTCGCCCGCGTTGTCGGACAGGTCGGCGCCCGCGATCCGCCACCGGCCGGCGGTGTCGCGCAGCAGCGTCACCG of the Pseudofrankia saprophytica genome contains:
- a CDS encoding FAD-binding oxidoreductase → MEAVPDRRAVLRAGLTVLGGAAVGGGGLLAGCSSDGSPTPTPSPSATASPPGPSPSLDPAQSWDTLAAKLTGELVRPGDGEYDAARALFDPAFDTVRPQGIAYAANQDDVASAVRFARATGVGLAARCGGHSYGGYSTSEGLVVDVTRLNQVSVDDHGIATVGAGTRLIKVYTGLAGVGRAIPGGSCPTVGISGLALGGGVGVLSRLYGLTCDNMTGADVVLASGETARVDEDHDADLFWALRGAGGGNLGIVTAFRFATHPARSLTLFSLRWPWGAAQEVLAAWQDWVTGKLGAMPDELWSTLVAGSAPGGSAPTMRISGVFAGARAGLAGPLADLRAAVRSAAPTGTSITEHDFLAAMRVEGGCSASGGECGSTAGIRAGARRPGQRAASSILRDPLAAAGNEVLVRMIEERQHDPLATASGGIILDAWGGAIGRVGPAETAFVHRDAIASIQYFGGYPAGASAEVLDANSRWLRDTVAAAAPHVSGQAYQNYIDPELTDWAQAYYGANLPRLRTVKTHYDPDNLFRFAQSIPV
- a CDS encoding bifunctional lytic transglycosylase/C40 family peptidase, translated to MARGPRGPRAWLLWLGVGGMVSIGGIMLFICLVVLLITGPFFSDQDNGPRTITNSKGIPEEYLGLIISAANDAGCAEVTPALLAAQLFQESGFNPSATSPVGAMGIAQFMPGTWATHGGGGDVWNPADAIPAAARYDCAVAASVARIPGPGQEKMLAAYNAGPGAVLAFSGIPPFPETRNYVRTILAKAREYGDALVPGAAVPAGAVAPVLDFMRSQVGKPYVWGAEGPGAWDCSSLVRAAYRTVGIELPRVTTDQLAAGPVVSGVDLQPGDLLFIPGSDGTVAAPGHVGMYVGNGQMIAAKGARWGVVVSDISSWTDVVAVTRPLAAGA